Proteins found in one Rutidosis leptorrhynchoides isolate AG116_Rl617_1_P2 unplaced genomic scaffold, CSIRO_AGI_Rlap_v1 contig272, whole genome shotgun sequence genomic segment:
- the LOC139882458 gene encoding uncharacterized protein, whose protein sequence is MDLKRFFVILLTNLEMKRCMDNWTIVVNGFQVILHATRTRGEKIVLRDRIETARLPRQAMLDRLFNEVSRRLFIRNLRMNLLTFEKLCRKLKVVGLKENGHVCIEEQVVMFLFVLAHHYKMDSVGLHFMRSSKTVSRSFHNVLKVVCRLYTELVEKPHAVEDKFLDSRWKWFKCCIETLNGTYLDVRVRAEDRTRYRTCKCHIATNVLGVCAQNMNVILVYPGWKGSAFDSRVLRDTLRKEGGLRVPTRKYYLVDAGYYNAPRFLALHRGTHYHLSE, encoded by the exons ATGGATTTAAAGAGGTTTTTCGTCATCCTCCTAACCAATCTCGAGATGAAACGATGCATGGATAATTGGACCATAGTTGTAAATGGTTTTCAGGTAATTCTTCATGCTACCAGAACAAGAGGTGAGAAAATAGTGCTTAGAGATAGAATTGAGACTGCTAGATTGCCTAGGCAAGCTATGCTAGACAGACTATTCAATGAAGTTTCAAGAAGGTTATTTATTAGAAATCTTAGGATGAATTTGCTAACCTTTGAGAAGCTATGTCGTAAGTTGAAAGTTGTGGGTTTAAAAGAGAATGGTCATGTctgtatagaagaacaagttgtCATGTTTCTATTCGTATTAGCGCACCACTACAAAATGGATAGTGTTGGCCTTCATTTCATGAGGTCTTCTAAAACTGTGAGCAGATCATTCCATAATGTTTTGAAAGTTGTTTGTCGATTGTATACGGAACTGGTTGAAAAGCCTCATGCAGTTGAAGATAAATTCTTAGACAGTAGATGGAAGTGGTTCAAATGTTGTATCGAGACTCTAAATGGTACTTATTTAGATGTTAGAGTAAGAGCTGAGGATAGAACTCGTTACAGGACTTGCAAATGCCATATTGCAACTAATGTGTTGGGTGTGTGCGCACAAAATATGAATGTCATCTTGGTCTACCCTGGTTGGAAAGGATCTGCTTTCGACTCGAGGGTATTGCGTGATACACTACGGAAAGAAGGTGGTCTACGTGTGCCAACAA GAAAGTATTACCTGGTGGATGCTGGCTATTACAATGCTCCTAGATTCTTAGCACTGCACAGGGGTACTCATTACCATCTAAGCGAATAA